caattTAAGAGGTAACCTCCGTGTACCAAGGGACAACCACCAACTCAGATATTTTTATTCTGTTGTAATTTGGAGTGCATTAAGTTTACATTATTTTCACCGCATTCTGTGGATCGCTTGTCACTCGACTTTGTCTTTAAGCAGTGTGCTTACTATCCATAGTTCCGAGCATATGTTTTGGCATTTATTTTTTCTGTTGAAGATTGTTCTGGCATCACTTCAACTCTGCATTGGCATGGTGCAGGTAAGCCCTAGGTGGTCACCAGTTGCCATTGTGCTTGCAGGCCACCCACTCATTTCTGTTATCCTCATACTTTCGTCTCTGTGCACCCCTTGTTGCAATCCTCCACCAATCCCCTTGGTTGGACGGCGTATGATTTTCATTTTGCAAATGCTGAAACTTGTGAAGATATAAATGTTTTGGTAGCCGTGTGGTGTGAAAGTAGTCTACTGAACGGTAGCATTGTCTGTTTCGAGTCAGTGCAAATGCAAAGTTGATCCTCATTCCTCGGTGTGTGCTAGACTTGCTTGCAAGTTGAAGTAAACTACGAATGCACTCCCAATTGCTGCATCAACGAGGCGGATAACCCGGAGACAAGGCGCTAGTGATGAATGAGTTAATTAGTGCGCATCTAATGTGTAACTTTTTTCAAATTGGGGCACGCAGTGCGCATCTCGACAGCCTGCCAAAATGCCAGGTTTAATTAATACACTACTTGGATCGACGAGGTCGAGAAATGGGAGCTAGGTTTTAAAACCTATAAACATGTGCGGTAGCAGTTGAGATGCAGTATCTTTGCAGGTAACCGTGTACTATGCAGAGGCATCTTGTGAACTTACATAGagattgtggatgcttgcaatgctTTATTAATAGGTTAGTGAACCCTAAGCTGCATCTGATCCTTTATATTTTTCTCCCTTCCCAAGATTGCATCTAAGCTTTGGCTAATTTGTTGGCTGCTCGCGGCTTATTTCTGCGGTATGCAGTGCACAGTGCTTTCAGTTCATGCTTTGAGTACACACACCATTGTCCAGAGCAAGAAAGAAATGTATTATCTACAACTTCGCTGGCCAATTAATATTGTAAAGACAACTAGTGCAATTTAACCAAACGTGCCACATCAGACCACCTACCATCCAAAATTACGAGTAACCCTTCCACTTCCCTCCCGTGGGCGACAGGGAGGGTGCTCCCGCCGCTGCCGCCAGCACCCTCCTCTCCCTTCATCCTCCCTCGCAGTTGCCAGAAGATAGGGCTGgacacgagccgagccgagccgagttCAGCCCGAGCCCGGCTTTGGCTCGCCTAAAGCGAGCCgggctcggctcggctcgttagTTGAACGAGCCTGTTTCTAGAGGCTCGGCTCGTTTTGCCTCTGGCTCGGTCCAGCCCGAGCAGCTCGATCAATAAAGAGAGCTAACTGCATTCTCGACAGCAACAGTCTATCAACGACAAAGCAAACTGAATTTTCGACAACAACAGTCCATCAATACATCCGAGCAACAGAATTTTGAACAGCAACTACATTTCAAACCACTCTGTCGTCAACAGCATAGATCAACAGAGAGAAAAGGGAAGAGATTTGGGGATGGTGGAGGCCTGGAGGTGAAATCACGGAGCGACGAACGGCGGCATCCGGTGCAGCGGCGAAAGGGCACGTACCACGTCGGAGTCGACGGCGAGCCATCCAGCATCGGGTGCGGCGAGTAGGACGACGTCGAGTGGTGGCACTGGCAGGACAGCGGCGGCGCGGCAAGGCGCAAACCCTAAGCAGCGTCGGGTGCATTCGTTCGCCAGGGGAGGCACATATGAGTCGGGGTGCTCTGTAGTGGGCTTGGGCTGCTCATGTAGGCTGGCTGCTGTTGCTAGACAATGGGCTGAAAACTATCTAAAGAAACTTAACTGGGCTGCGAAACGAGCCACCGAGCTGGACCGAGCAAAAACCGGCTCGGCTCGGTCGTCGAACGGGCCGAAATATGCAGCTCGGCTCGGCCTATATTCTTGTCGGGCCGAGCTGAGTCGGGCCGAGCTGGAGCGAGTTTCGGGCCGAGCCGAAAAGCTCGCTCGAGCGCCCAGTCCTACCAGAAGATGCGGTTGGCTAAAGCCTGGCCAACATCGGTAGTGGCGGGGATATTCACCCTCTCACGCAGGGCCTCCACCAAGGggcggcacggctgggccggcacacCGTGATGGCGAGGGTCGTGGTGGTGCAGCGGCGGATCCCGACAGCGGCAGCACTCGCAACCGGCGACGCACGACGTACTTCCAGGTAGTGAATCGTGCAGGCAAGGGGGTGGCGGCGAAGCGGGATCCGCCCCAATCCGGCGTCTGTCTTCAGCAGTCGACGCAGACGGTGGGTTGTGCGAGTCGGTGTCCTCCGTCGTGGCGGCATGGGTTGTGGGCTGTGCAGACCGTTGTCCTCCACCGTGGCGGCAATGGCGTTGGCAGGCAACGATGTGGTGGTAGTACTAGTGCTCTTATTGCATCGCGGCAATGAATCTACATGATCGGTCCTCCTCGATCTAGTCATCAAGATGTTCTGGAATTGCTGCCGAAGGGTTTAGGATCTAGTCCCATGGCAAGGATTTCTGGATGAGATAGAATCTGGTCATGCGCGTCTGTGTCAACTTACGCGGCTCCATGAGGGCGTGACACGAAGCTCTGTTGTTTGTTGGCACCATGGGACTTGTTGGTATCTCGATTTTCATGGCGTTGACAACAGTGGAGAAAGTCATGGTGGCTGAGATCGGAACATCAGTAAGATGGAGGGGGTCTTGAAGGAGATGGAGTTAGTCAGCTGTTTGATATCTTTCAGAAGGAACCGTGACAAGTGGGGAAGGCAACACTCAAGGATTTCATTTTTTGTCGTGCTCCTCGGGTGCCGGGTTGTGACTTTCAAGGTGAAAACCTAAGGTCTGACATTCATTGGCTGTGTCTGGCAATTGCCTTGCTGAAAGTATTGATTTGACAACTCGGACTTTCTCCAGGGTGGAAATCTAAAATCTTGGATCGAGCGACGGCGGCGCTTGTGCgctgtttctttttttttttgaaaaagaaataaaataggtACTGTAAAAAAAACTAGTGCAATTTAAAATATTttgctggcagatttgtacatatGTTGTCACGTGATAGGTTCGAATCGTGGAGTACTAAAATGGTAGCCTCCTGGCCGGTATAGCAAAGCTTATCCCTTAGCTTAACCTCATAGAGTCATGGCTGTTGTCGTGTGTTTTCGTCCTCACCAGCGGGTCGATACTCCATGATGTGACCTTGCAACCAACCACAGAGagaaagatagatagatagatagatagatagagagagagagagatggaagctGTGGCGATGGCCGTGGCCACCGCTTTCGTGGACTGCATGGTGCCGAGGCTCTTCAAGTTTTTGGAGGAGAATAGTGAGCTTCGGAAGAACCTGCAGAGTGACATCAACTACATCAAGTATGAGTTTGAGATGATTTCTGCCACCATCAAGGATGAGCAAAAGAATTGCCATGATGGTGGCGAAGAGGTGCATACTGTGTGGATCAATATGGTGCGTGACTTGGCGCACGCCATCGAGGACTGCCTCGATAGATTCACGCACCGCGTGGCGATGGCTGAAACGGGTGCTGGGTGGCTCCGTCGGGCTGTGCACCGGGTGAAGACGGTGAAGGCCCGTAATGAGTTTGCTGTTGCCATCCGGAAGCTCAAGAAGATATCAGAGGATGCTTCCCAGCTGAAAGGGACCTACAGTAGCAGCACCACCTCTTCACCAGGGCGGTCGCTGCTGTCACCTGAGCACACAGAGATGGCGGTGATGACTGACGACGAAGACGAGCATTCAGCAGCATCGTCCGGCCCTGCGCCCGTTGGTATGGACGGTCCCCACAGTGAGCTTCTGGATCtgatccagcagcagcagcagctcaaggTGATCACCATTGTTGGGTTCCACGGTATGGGCAAGACTCTCCTCGCCAATCATGTGTACAAGGCAATTGAGAGCCAATATGAAGCTCTGGCTTGGGTCCCTCCAGCAAAACTAGGGGGAACAGCTAGTGAGGTTCTCAAGGAGATACTCCAACAACTTGGTCAGTGTACCGATGGCCCTCTCACCAAGCTTCAGGCAAGAATCAAAGATTGCATTGGGACCAAGAGGTAATTCGTCTATCAATCGATCTGCCAAACTCGGCCTTAAATATATTTTTCTCTAATTAATCTGTCAAgtttaatttgatatgtggattctTCATTCTAACTAGCAAGATGACCTACACATTTGTGTGATAGATTCTTTTTTGCACTTTATTCTAGTTACTAGATTTCTTCTCTAGTTATTTTTCCCATGATCAATTGTTATTTCGTTTAACCTGCTTCAACATATTATCATCCATATATAACTTACAAGAAAAAAATTCCAGTCCCCTCCCCCGCGAGCGAGCCCGGGAGCCTGAGCTCTGCCACCAGTGCTAGATCCCCCCCTTCGGCCTCTCCTCCTCCTTGCCACCGCCGAGGGCGTCCGCCGGCCCAAGCCCGTGCGACACTGGCGGCGGCGGGGTATCGCCCTTCGTCCCCTATTTGAGATCCTAGCGGCGCGGGGGACGTTGCTCATGGGAGCGTGGGGTCCGGCGGGGCTTCCGGTGGCAGAGGCGTGGGGATCCAGCGCCTAGGTGGCTGGGAGGCGTCCTGCAGAGGTGGCTAGATCTCAGCCCGATCTAGATCCCGTCGAGCACCTGCTGGCATGGGTGGCTGGTGGTGTTCAATGCATTGCGCAAGTCTAGTGGCGGCAGCCACCTCCAGTGAATCTCAGACTTGGCGTTGGGCGCCGTGCTTGGCCATGCGGGCGGTGAGCCGGCGGTGAGCGTGAATCTCAGACTTGGGCGGCCCCGTTTGCCCATGGTTCCAATCTGAAGATGGCGACCTCCGCGTTCTTTGGCCTCCCACGTCGACCCAGATGCCGGCGACCAATCTTGTGGCCAGTGTGGTTGTTAGTCGGGGTGGGATTTGGATGGGCGAGACCCTTGACCAGCGGCGTAGACCATGATGCCGGCGGCACTTCAACACCGTTCTACATCTTGGAGTCAGCATCGAGTTCTTGCCCATGCCTTCCTCTTCCTGTTCGGGTGAAATCCCAAAATCCCACAGATTGGGTGGTGACGGCGCCAAAAGGCGTCGTTCTCTTCGTGAAGCGCCGCCTTGGGCTGGTGGAGTGGTGGTCACGGCTATTATGTGTCGGTTTGCCGGAGTTCTTCAGTGAAGTTCCTGCTCGGTGGCTTGCGGTGGTCTTCGTGGTTGTGGCTAGAGGCAGAGGCGATGATGGGAGTGGCTTTGCCAGACAAGGTTACCGTGTCACCGTCCTCTCCGCAGTAAAATGTTGTTCCAGTCCATACGAGCTCGGGGTGAGTTCTTCTGCTTGTCGACAGTCTGGTGTCCTATGATCCAGGACGACAGGGCAGGGGCCGTCTTTGAAGGCAGAGACGGATGGCCGGACAACGGTGGCCTATTGGGAGTTGACGTCGCATGGTCTTCCTCCAGCGGCGGGCTGCTCCATTATCGTCATCGCATCGATGGCATAACCTGGAGTAGACGGAATGCCGGGGTCCTCGATGTCCTAGCATGTTTTAGGTGCAGTCGGGGCCTAGTGGTTGTTCGGTAGCATCTTGTGTCCTTCTGCCGACTATCTTTGTTTCTTTGTTTTTGTTGTATCAGTGGTTGTATTGCTCGgctgttgctttataatataaagcgggaaaCCCTTTATCATCATATAATTTAAAAATTATATTGAAGTAAATATATACATCTCAAGAAAAAAGTATTAGACTTTGGTCTAAAACTTTGGATACATTAAATTATTGTCAAAGACACACCAATATGTGGTACTTCAAGACTATTCAGTGGCACTTAATCCATTGTCCATTGTATAAAAGTCATGTAAAATCATACTTACTCATACTATCATTTTGCTTCTTCACTTAAACGCGCGCACATCCATTGTTTTTATTTCTCACAAATGTTATTCTGAAAAGAAATCACCAAGATATAAATGTAAATATGTTCTATGGGAATTTAAATGTCAGTGGCTTAGATATAAATCTTGTATTCTTTTTCTCCATGTTTCTCCTCTGGTAGTGAGATGCATATTATCTCTGGAGTTAAGCCGCTTCTATGCATTTTAGTTGTCTTTGCATTTTCTGCCATTCACTTTTGTCCTGTTCTGTTTTTTTTCATTCATTCAGTTCTCTATTCATCTACTGATGTAATCCTTGTCTAATTAGCTTGTTATGTTTAATTTGGTACATAGGTTCTTCATTGTAATTGATGACTTGCGGAAAGCAGGATATTGGAACCATATAAAAGTGGCCTTTGCAGGGTTAAGCGGCAGATTTCTGGTGACAACGGCCATTCAGCGCATAGCAAATATCTGCAGCAGCTCAGTTGTTCATGATCATGTGTACATAATGACAACTCTTGCCGACCAACACTCAAGAATTTTGTTCTTAAAGGAAGCTTTCCAAGACGACGATCCACCACCGGATGCGGAGGAGCTCGGCTCTGCAGCGCTCAAGAAATGTGATGGTCTTCCCCTTGCTCTTGTTACCACTGCTAGGTTCTTTCAAAGCATGGGTAATCCAACACCCATGAAATGGGAAAAGTTATGCGCCGACCTGGGTACACATCTGGAGAACGATGAGCTATTTGCAAGAATGAGGCGTGTGCTTGTGCAAAGCTACACCAGCCTTGATAGCCAGGTTGACAGGACATTCTTGTTATATTTGAGTACCTACCCAAGTGGTCGTCCTGTCAGGAAATCAACCCTAATAAGGAAGTGGTTAGCCGAGGGGTTTTCACCAGGAAACATTACAAGCAGTGCCCTTGACGCCGCTACTAGCTGTTTCGATAAGCTAGTTGACCGGAGTATCATCCAACATATTGATGCTAGTGGTAACAGCACAGAGGTGAAGACATGCCATACGCATGGCATGATGCTGGAGTTTGTCATCCGCAAGTCCATGTCTGACAATTTTGTTACCTTGTTGTGTGATCAACCATCTGCTCCACCCCTGCCCAGTAAAATCCGTCGGCTGTCTCTTCATCATGCAAGGCCCACAGGAGTGAATGATTTGTCTCTTGTCCGGTCATTGACTGTCTCCGGCCAGACACACCCATCAATCTTGGACTTCCGCAATTATGAACTGATGCGAGTTTTGGATCTAGGAGAGTATGATCATCACTTGGGTGATAGTGATCTCAAGTTGGTATGCAGCTATCTGTTGCTGCTGAGGTACCTAAGCCTCGGAGCCGCTGTTACGGTGCTGCCAAAAAATATCAAGAAGCTTCAGTTATTGGAGACACTGGATGTAAGAAGGACGAAGATAGAGATTCTTCCAACACAAGTCTTGGAGTTGCCATGTTTACTTCATCTGTTTGGAAAGTTCAAGCTGAAACAAGATGTGGGAGACCGCAGAATGAGTAAGCTACAGGCTTGGTTGTCAGCCAATAGTAAACTGGAAACAGTAGCAGGATTTGTTGTGGACAGCAACAAGAGCCAAGGATTTGCACAGCTCATGGACCATATCAAGCATTTGACAAAGGTGAAAATATGCTATGAGTCTCACGCCGATGCTAGCAGCACAAGTACTCTCTCGAAGGCCATCAAGGGGTTCATTGAGGGAGGCACCAATTTGACAACACATGCACTCTCACTCAATCTCAGTGGCGAGCAGTCTCAAGACTTGCTGAATTTCTCCGTGGAAACTGGCAAATCCCATTATCTTAGGTCACTCAAGCTACAAGGGGACAACATATTCAGCCTGCCTCCATTTGTTACCATGCTGGTTGGTCTTAATAAGCTGTGCCTTTCATTCCCTCATCAGCTGAGAAGTGACATTATTGCTGCCCTGAGCGGAATGCGCAGCCTGAAGCAGCTGAAGCTGACTGCGACTCAACTGGACAAGCACATCATCGGAAAAGGTGCATTCAAAATCCTGCAACACCTATGGATCACGGTGGAAGTGATGGCTGAGCTGGACATCGAAGACGGAGCTCTGCCGTGCCTCAAGTCGCTCCGGCTGCTATGTAAAAATCTAGATGGCTTTTCCGGCACATCGGCGATCGAATACTTTAAGCACCTCAAGGAGATAGCTCTTCATCGTGAAGTGGGTGATGCCACTAAACATGAATGGAAAGAAGCAGCAAGGAAACACCCAAGATGTCCCAAGATCTTGTTTGTCTAGACAGCACATCAACATCAAGGTAATGAATTgtgtcatactccctccgttcgcaaatatttgtctttctacatatttcaatgagtgactacattcggagcaaaatgagtgaatctacactctaaaataagtctacatacatccgtatgttgtgtccatttgaaatgcctagaaagacaaatatttgagaacagagggagtacttgcctTGCATTGAGCTTCCTCCTCACCTCTCCACAGGTCACATCCTGGTAATGACACTTTTTTTCTATTGTGCAGGCAGTACATGCTACGACTTGCTAATGGCAGAACATTCATGCTAATAATTGGTTGATGACCATGGAAAGGTGTGTCTCATCAACATGATCAAGTGCCTCGAACAAGTCACTCCTCTTTGCTATCGTGTCAATTTAGTGGCTTCCCCGCCTTTCCTACTTATATGTTGTGTCACCTCCAGGATTTATTTGTAGCAGATCGAAGTTAATGGCATGTTAAGCCGAGCAAACAATTTTTTTTAAGAACGACGGTGACTTCCTGCTGTAATAAATAAGTTTACTCCTTTTGATGTTGGATATGTATTTGGTTATTTCGGTCCCAGCCAACTTAGTTGGCTTCTATTATTTCTCACAAATTTAGGACTAGAATAGAATGTGCTACTTGTTAACTATAAATTCTTGAATTTTGATTTACTTGGTATGAGTATCAGTTTACATCAATGAAAAAAATAGCACACTATAGCGCCGCTAATAGTAATCAACCTCTTTCAAAAAAACAATAGTAATCGACCAGTACAACTTCAAGTTTGCATGCATTGAAATAATGAAACTAACCTTGGGAGCCTGCCGCATGTCCGTTTCTGTGTCCCAGGGTGGTTGGCCACACTCTGGGTGCGCCACTAATGACTGTGAATATTGATTTCAAATGTGCATGCTTCCTGGACTTAAATGGCAGCAATTTACACCATGGAAAGAAATTCCTACAGGTCCGGCTAAATAAAAAAAAAGTACTAGCAGTTGCCTCTATGCATCCCTGCTGGCGGTAGGGAGTGGGAGCATATGTTTGACCAGCCTTGACCTGCTATCGTTGCTGTGGACGATATCCTGCTCTAATATTCCTTCAAATAAATAGACCTTGGATGTTGCCAAGAAAACTTTGTAACTCAAGGTTCATTTCTTGTGGAGCAGAGCATCTTAACTGAGGTTAATGTTACCATAAGAGGCTGTGAAGGTACCAGAACAGAGTGTAGCTAGGTTGTGCAGTGCTGTAGAACCTGAGGAGCGCTTGTGCCTTATATGCTCTGTTTCTAAAGCATGGTTAAGTGCACACTGATGGTCTATATATGTACGTATTTGAGTTGTGAAGCTTACCTGCCGGAGACCCTTTGATGATGGACCCCGTCAATTCATTCTGTCTCTTGAGCCCAGGGCCTGGCCCTGGATTGTAAACGCCATGCTCCAGCCTGCAATTATCAACGAGGGTGAAGGCAAAAGGCAGTGGACAAAGATGGACAATCAGACCTGATACACACTGCAATTATGCATGCTTGTAGCTCTGCCTTCTCTGCTTTGCTCTGCTTTCTAAACTCTGAATATTTGTAAGTCACTTCCTTTGCTTTTGCTCTGTTTTATGAGCTCTGAATATTTTGTTGTAGCTTCAGAGCCGTTTCAGGCGTCAGGTGGACTCCACTCGGGGCCTGACAGACAATCGTCCTCCTTCCGACCACGGGACAGGCGGACGGAGATGCTGCCGGCCTCCTCACGCTAATGGCGGCTGCTGTGTATCCTCTCTTTCTTTTTAACAAGGATAGTACACACTAGACTGCGTGATACGGCGTCGAATCTACTTGGCCAAAGGCACACCATCCAGAATGGTTCAAATGTTCAGTTATTTTCTTTTCCAAAGAATGAGCGATCGAATCAGCGAAATCGGAACGGTCCTGCTCTGGACGGAATTTTCGTACGTAAATTGTTGCGATATAAAAACAGATCGGTGGATTGAATCGGCCTCGTCTAGAGCCCTGGTGTTTTCACTTTCGTTGAAGAAGTCGACAGGGCGGGATGTGTGTTTCAAGTATCAGGTTGGCATTTTAAGTAGCTGCAACTTCTGTCGTTGCGTCGACAGCTGGGTTGTCCATTTTAGCTTTGGACATTGTGCTATCAATTTCTGATGCGGTAATGGTGGATTCTCAGTTGCTGGGTGTACCAGACTGACCGCTATGGCTATGGGGACTCTTCTCCTAAAGACGATAAAGCGCTTCTCGTAAGTTTGTCCTGAATGCACATGA
This portion of the Triticum dicoccoides isolate Atlit2015 ecotype Zavitan chromosome 7A, WEW_v2.0, whole genome shotgun sequence genome encodes:
- the LOC119328330 gene encoding disease resistance protein RGA4-like, producing the protein MEAVAMAVATAFVDCMVPRLFKFLEENSELRKNLQSDINYIKYEFEMISATIKDEQKNCHDGGEEVHTVWINMVRDLAHAIEDCLDRFTHRVAMAETGAGWLRRAVHRVKTVKARNEFAVAIRKLKKISEDASQLKGTYSSSTTSSPGRSLLSPEHTEMAVMTDDEDEHSAASSGPAPVGMDGPHSELLDLIQQQQQLKVITIVGFHGMGKTLLANHVYKAIESQYEALAWVPPAKLGGTASEVLKEILQQLGQCTDGPLTKLQARIKDCIGTKRFFIVIDDLRKAGYWNHIKVAFAGLSGRFLVTTAIQRIANICSSSVVHDHVYIMTTLADQHSRILFLKEAFQDDDPPPDAEELGSAALKKCDGLPLALVTTARFFQSMGNPTPMKWEKLCADLGTHLENDELFARMRRVLVQSYTSLDSQVDRTFLLYLSTYPSGRPVRKSTLIRKWLAEGFSPGNITSSALDAATSCFDKLVDRSIIQHIDASGNSTEVKTCHTHGMMLEFVIRKSMSDNFVTLLCDQPSAPPLPSKIRRLSLHHARPTGVNDLSLVRSLTVSGQTHPSILDFRNYELMRVLDLGEYDHHLGDSDLKLVCSYLLLLRYLSLGAAVTVLPKNIKKLQLLETLDVRRTKIEILPTQVLELPCLLHLFGKFKLKQDVGDRRMSKLQAWLSANSKLETVAGFVVDSNKSQGFAQLMDHIKHLTKVKICYESHADASSTSTLSKAIKGFIEGGTNLTTHALSLNLSGEQSQDLLNFSVETGKSHYLRSLKLQGDNIFSLPPFVTMLVGLNKLCLSFPHQLRSDIIAALSGMRSLKQLKLTATQLDKHIIGKGAFKILQHLWITVEVMAELDIEDGALPCLKSLRLLCKNLDGFSGTSAIEYFKHLKEIALHREVGDATKHEWKEAARKHPRCPKILFV